A section of the Etheostoma cragini isolate CJK2018 chromosome 12, CSU_Ecrag_1.0, whole genome shotgun sequence genome encodes:
- the LOC117953685 gene encoding nuclear pore complex protein Nup160-like: MSSTSNGEQSDVATSLAVIELEEEVNIIALCQDHKLRMWSFMEQTCIFETDMLAHMPSSDPGHCHRLRLAGSPTSGIYVAIQQSVRFTVFQLVAAGSNRYSVKHISSLFTTQETLDFSLTPNTIRGVWRDNHNWF, from the exons ATGAGCTCAACGAGCAATGGGGAACAATCAGACGTAGCCACCAGTCTGGCTGTAATAGAGCTGGAAGAAGAAGTAAACATCATTGCGTTGTGCCAGGATCACAAGCTACGCATGTGGTCCTTCATG GAGCAGACCTGTATCTTTGAGACTGACATGTTGGCCCACATGCCGTCCAGTGATCCTGGCCATTGTCACCGGCTGCGCCTTGCTGGGTCCCCGACCTCCGGTATTTATGTTGCCATTCAGCAGTCTGTGCGCTTCACGGTGTTTCAGCTGGTTGCTGCTGGCAGCAACCGCTACAGCGTGAAGCACATCTCCTCCCTCTTCACCACACAG GAAACTCTGGATTTTAGCCTAACGCCTAACACCATCAGGGGGGTCTGGAGGGACAACCACAATtggttttga